In the Papio anubis isolate 15944 chromosome 15, Panubis1.0, whole genome shotgun sequence genome, one interval contains:
- the LOC101017112 gene encoding LOW QUALITY PROTEIN: proline-rich protein 20A (The sequence of the model RefSeq protein was modified relative to this genomic sequence to represent the inferred CDS: deleted 1 base in 1 codon): MEEPRLSKRLRYMAPNQGTSNACNSLFKCGATRGAILLVSCRAFEPVGGRLDTSRGGAVAEAWGHRNAGQRQGAEGLLGPDMHIQLHHHGEPTGHRRTKSGLFSWAGSPMCPGTVQEGPGPDKPI, encoded by the exons ATGGAGGAACCAAGGCTTTCAAAGCGACTGCGCTACATGGCCCCTAATCAAGGTACATCAAACGCCTGcaactctctttttaaat GTGGAGCTACCAGAGGAGCCATTCTGCTGGTGAGCTGCAGGGCTTTCG AGCCCGTGGGAGGGAGGCTTGACACCAGCAGAGGAGGAGCCGTGGCAGAGGCGTGGGGCCATAGGAATGCTGGCCAGAGACAGGGGGCAGAAGGCTTGCTGGGACCAGACATGCACATCCAACTGCACCATCATGGAGAGCCCACAGGCCACCGGAGAACAAAATCAGGCCTCTTTTCCTGGGCTGGCTCACCC ATGTGCCCTGGAACTGTGCAGGAAGGCCCTGGCCCTGATAAGCCCATCTGA